A DNA window from Maribellus comscasis contains the following coding sequences:
- a CDS encoding PAS domain-containing sensor histidine kinase gives MNVKHKELSFQLMVEASPISLVLVNSYGKIAYLNSYAEKLFLYNKNELIGRDLSILLPQKYRSHHPDLLKDYFTNPVTRQMGENRDLYALKKDNVEFPVEIGLNPIVTVEGTLVLAAIIDITERKKANEQFRLVVESAPNAMILADYSGTIVMVNKQTEILFGYERDELVGQKVELLVPGKLKQYHPQLRDKFYAKPQARPMGVGRDLFGLRKDGTEIPIEIGLNPLEKNESQFVLASIIDITERKKNEEAIRLYTKRIEAKNKELEQFSFIASHDLREPLNSITSLIGLLLEEDAGKMDAEMLKRMDFIAKSSSRMKDLVKGLLDYARLGKNSEFGIVDFNEIVAIVVNDLELLVKNSGAEINVKRLPVIAALEVEVHSLFQNLISNAIKYRSKDRKPKIEISAQKVENGWEFVVRDNGIGIPKNQQERIFVIFQRLHGRNEYEGIGVGLAHCRKIVELHDGKIWVESEPEKGSTFYFFIPLK, from the coding sequence TTGAATGTAAAACATAAAGAATTAAGCTTCCAGCTAATGGTTGAAGCTTCTCCAATTTCGCTTGTATTGGTCAACAGTTATGGAAAAATAGCGTATTTAAACAGTTATGCAGAAAAATTATTTTTATATAATAAAAATGAACTAATAGGCCGGGATCTTAGTATTCTGTTGCCTCAAAAATATCGTTCACACCACCCTGATTTGCTAAAAGACTATTTTACTAATCCGGTTACAAGGCAAATGGGAGAGAACAGAGATTTGTACGCCTTAAAAAAAGATAATGTTGAATTTCCTGTAGAGATAGGCTTAAATCCTATCGTTACAGTTGAAGGAACGCTTGTTTTAGCGGCAATAATAGATATCACAGAAAGAAAAAAAGCGAACGAACAATTTCGTCTGGTAGTGGAATCGGCTCCAAATGCTATGATTTTAGCCGATTATTCAGGTACAATTGTTATGGTTAACAAGCAAACCGAAATTCTTTTTGGATATGAAAGAGATGAATTAGTTGGACAAAAAGTGGAACTACTGGTTCCCGGAAAATTAAAACAGTATCATCCTCAGCTTCGCGATAAATTTTATGCAAAACCTCAGGCCCGGCCAATGGGAGTTGGAAGAGACTTATTTGGTCTTCGGAAAGACGGAACTGAGATTCCTATTGAAATAGGTTTGAATCCACTGGAAAAAAACGAGTCTCAGTTTGTTTTGGCTTCGATAATCGATATAACCGAGCGGAAAAAGAACGAAGAGGCCATACGATTGTATACAAAAAGAATTGAAGCAAAAAATAAGGAATTGGAACAATTTTCTTTTATAGCCTCACATGATTTAAGGGAGCCATTGAATTCAATTACGAGTTTAATTGGCTTGTTACTGGAAGAAGATGCCGGAAAGATGGACGCTGAAATGTTAAAGCGAATGGACTTTATAGCTAAGTCTTCCTCCCGTATGAAAGATCTTGTTAAAGGATTGCTCGACTATGCAAGGCTTGGAAAGAACTCTGAATTTGGAATAGTCGATTTTAATGAGATTGTGGCAATTGTTGTTAATGATCTTGAATTGCTGGTGAAAAATTCGGGAGCTGAAATCAATGTAAAACGACTTCCTGTAATAGCTGCACTTGAGGTTGAAGTACATTCATTGTTCCAAAACCTGATTAGTAACGCGATAAAATATCGTTCAAAAGATAGAAAACCAAAGATTGAAATATCGGCACAAAAAGTTGAAAATGGATGGGAGTTTGTCGTTCGCGATAATGGTATTGGTATCCCGAAAAATCAACAGGAAAGAATTTTCGTCATATTTCAACGATTGCATGGGCGCAATGAATATGAAGGTATCGGAGTCGGATTAGCACACTGCCGGAAGATTGTAGAATTACATGATGGTAAAATTTGGGTAGAATCCGAACCCGAAAAAGGTAGTACATTTTATTTTTTCATCCCCTTAAAGTAG
- a CDS encoding ammonia-forming cytochrome c nitrite reductase subunit c552 produces the protein MLGRGINLIVATVLVIFTYSCTQRNSSQVAGEYSGSESCIECHDKFYKLWQPSYHGQAMMPVNSGFIAKHRLPDSQPIEVEGHMFTVEFRDSTMMLYEKDGDKLIKTYEVLWAMGGHNVYCFLTPFEKGKLQNIPLAYDANGKTWFNYPESGVRHFGDEYPEDEALPWKDAMYAFNTGCYSCHISQLSSNFDLSTETYHTTWREAGINCETCHGPGGEHIRIFKNLKEGEEAKDIGLIVTSTFTPEQNTDACATCHSKMNPITPSYMPGDKYFDNYNLTTLEDLDFYPDGRSLGENYTLTGWKMNPCLEGSDLNCVTCHTSSGRDRNKDNPDNSCLQCHTDKAENIQAHTGHKKEDGLTCLSCHMPKRQFVGRFLRSDHSFRPPMPEATIQFGSPNACNQCHTDKSPEWANKIVKARPNGNYQEETLKWAQLIKEARDNDWTNVDKMYKYIADSETNEVVANSLIRLLANCTLDSKINILLEALNNKSELVRSSAAGGLGGIQTAKVKDALLKACEDEIRLVRIQAVNAILTFPENSFTAEELSIVQKTEKEYVTSMTSRLDNWSNHYNLGIYYQNKGNVDEALNSYETAARLYPESMMPLINSSVLYSYVGNTEKAEENLKKAVEVDPENEAANLNLGLLLAEKGKMGEAEKALKNALKVNPEQAVAAYNLSVITAPRDLNAALQYAKIAADARPDEPKYAYTLAYYQMENNNKKQAVTTLKTLLDKNPLYYTAVSFLAEIYLRDGKKQDAIKLYEKTLKTEGVSDQDKAGIRQAIASIQQSM, from the coding sequence ATGTTGGGAAGAGGGATAAATCTAATTGTTGCTACCGTATTGGTAATTTTTACATATTCATGCACACAGCGGAACAGTTCTCAAGTTGCTGGCGAATATTCAGGTTCGGAAAGCTGTATCGAATGTCACGACAAGTTTTATAAACTCTGGCAGCCTTCCTATCACGGTCAGGCAATGATGCCGGTTAATTCAGGTTTTATTGCAAAACATCGGTTGCCCGACAGTCAGCCTATCGAAGTGGAAGGTCATATGTTTACCGTCGAATTTCGGGATTCAACAATGATGCTGTATGAAAAAGATGGAGATAAGTTAATTAAAACTTATGAAGTTTTGTGGGCCATGGGAGGTCACAATGTCTACTGTTTTTTAACGCCATTTGAAAAGGGTAAACTACAGAATATACCTTTGGCTTATGACGCGAACGGTAAAACATGGTTTAATTACCCCGAATCCGGCGTTCGTCATTTTGGCGATGAATACCCGGAAGACGAGGCTTTGCCGTGGAAGGATGCCATGTACGCTTTTAATACGGGGTGTTACAGTTGTCATATCAGCCAATTGAGTAGCAATTTTGATTTGTCAACCGAAACCTATCACACTACCTGGCGAGAAGCAGGTATAAACTGTGAAACTTGTCATGGGCCGGGAGGTGAACATATTCGCATTTTTAAAAATTTAAAAGAAGGAGAAGAGGCAAAAGACATTGGTTTAATTGTTACCAGTACTTTTACCCCCGAGCAGAATACAGATGCCTGTGCGACCTGTCATTCAAAAATGAACCCGATAACGCCAAGCTATATGCCTGGTGATAAATATTTTGACAATTATAATCTTACAACACTCGAAGATCTTGATTTTTATCCCGACGGTCGTTCACTTGGCGAAAATTATACCCTGACCGGATGGAAGATGAATCCTTGTTTAGAAGGAAGCGATTTGAATTGTGTGACATGCCATACATCAAGCGGTCGGGACAGGAACAAGGATAATCCTGACAACTCATGTTTACAATGTCATACTGATAAAGCTGAAAATATTCAGGCGCATACAGGGCATAAAAAGGAAGACGGGCTTACTTGTTTGAGTTGTCACATGCCCAAAAGACAATTTGTTGGGCGTTTTCTTCGTAGCGACCATTCATTTCGACCACCGATGCCGGAGGCAACAATTCAGTTTGGTTCACCAAACGCGTGTAATCAGTGCCACACTGATAAGTCACCCGAATGGGCGAATAAAATTGTTAAAGCTCGCCCTAACGGTAATTACCAGGAAGAAACATTAAAATGGGCACAGCTAATTAAAGAAGCCCGGGACAACGACTGGACCAACGTAGATAAAATGTATAAATACATTGCTGATTCAGAGACCAATGAGGTGGTTGCCAATTCTTTAATTCGTTTGCTTGCGAATTGTACGCTCGACTCAAAAATAAACATATTGCTGGAAGCTCTTAATAACAAATCAGAGTTGGTTCGGTCATCAGCAGCTGGTGGTTTGGGAGGAATTCAAACAGCGAAAGTAAAAGACGCATTGCTAAAAGCATGCGAAGATGAAATTCGATTAGTGCGTATTCAGGCTGTAAATGCCATATTAACATTTCCTGAAAATAGTTTTACTGCAGAAGAGTTGTCGATAGTTCAAAAAACTGAAAAGGAATATGTAACATCAATGACTTCGCGGTTGGACAATTGGAGCAATCACTACAACCTTGGAATTTATTATCAAAACAAGGGAAATGTTGATGAGGCGCTCAACTCCTACGAAACAGCTGCCCGGTTATATCCTGAATCGATGATGCCTCTAATCAATAGCAGTGTATTGTATTCATACGTTGGTAATACCGAAAAGGCTGAGGAGAATTTGAAAAAAGCCGTTGAGGTGGATCCGGAGAATGAGGCAGCTAACCTGAATCTTGGACTTTTACTAGCTGAAAAAGGCAAAATGGGTGAAGCAGAAAAAGCATTAAAAAATGCACTTAAGGTAAATCCTGAGCAAGCAGTTGCCGCATACAACCTAAGTGTTATAACTGCACCGCGTGATTTGAATGCTGCTCTTCAATACGCGAAAATCGCTGCTGATGCGCGACCCGATGAGCCCAAGTATGCTTATACTTTGGCTTATTATCAGATGGAAAATAATAATAAAAAGCAGGCCGTTACTACATTAAAAACATTGCTCGATAAAAATCCCCTTTACTATACAGCTGTGAGTTTTCTTGCTGAGATTTATCTGCGCGATGGCAAAAAACAGGATGCAATCAAACTGTATGAGAAAACTTTAAAAACAGAAGGTGTCTCAGATCAGGACAAAGCCGGAATTCGGCAGGCGATAGCATCTATTCAGCAAAGTATGTAG
- a CDS encoding NAD(P)-dependent oxidoreductase: MRVGILSESKTPPDKRVPLTPAQCIEVQDKFPHVKIIVQPSPVRSFKDEEYRLLGIHLQEDLSECDILLGVKEVRIEDFIPGKIYLFFSHTIKKQGYNRKLLQTVLEKNIQLVDYEVLTNKEGFRIIGFGRFAGLVGAYSGLRAFGLRNQAFDIKPAHLCADLGEMLTILDSVKLPPIKIAVTGDGRVAQGVLEILNHMKIMRVSPEAYLKETKIQQPVFTQLLPVNYAKRKDGERSELMHFFNHPEMYENAFLPFAKVTDILVAAAFWDPKAPVLFTADDMKQPDFKISVISDITCDIEGSIPSTKKAATINEPFYDYNPETGELEEPFNSAKNVTVQAVDNLPCELPKDASLDFGRNLIDKVFPSLFNEDADKIIERASITKDGKLTERFAYLQDFAKGK, encoded by the coding sequence ATGAGAGTTGGAATTCTCAGTGAAAGCAAAACTCCACCCGACAAAAGAGTTCCTTTAACACCCGCACAATGTATTGAGGTTCAAGACAAATTTCCTCATGTAAAAATAATCGTGCAGCCAAGTCCGGTGCGAAGTTTTAAAGATGAAGAATACAGATTACTTGGAATTCATTTACAGGAGGATTTAAGTGAATGTGACATTTTACTTGGCGTAAAAGAAGTTCGGATTGAAGATTTTATTCCGGGAAAGATTTACCTTTTCTTTTCACATACCATAAAAAAACAGGGATACAACCGTAAATTGCTACAAACCGTGTTGGAGAAAAATATCCAGTTGGTTGATTACGAGGTCCTGACAAACAAAGAAGGATTCCGAATTATTGGCTTTGGGCGATTTGCAGGCTTGGTTGGAGCTTACAGTGGATTGCGTGCTTTTGGGCTTCGCAATCAGGCTTTTGATATAAAACCGGCACACCTTTGTGCTGATTTAGGAGAAATGTTGACCATCCTCGATTCAGTAAAACTGCCACCGATAAAAATTGCAGTAACCGGCGATGGCCGTGTGGCTCAAGGTGTTCTCGAAATTCTGAATCATATGAAAATAATGCGTGTTTCACCGGAAGCCTATTTGAAGGAAACCAAAATTCAACAACCGGTTTTTACTCAATTGCTTCCTGTAAATTATGCAAAACGAAAAGACGGTGAGCGTTCCGAGTTGATGCACTTTTTTAATCACCCGGAAATGTACGAAAATGCATTTCTTCCTTTTGCTAAAGTTACCGATATTTTGGTCGCTGCTGCCTTTTGGGATCCGAAAGCGCCGGTACTTTTTACTGCGGATGACATGAAACAGCCCGATTTCAAAATCAGTGTTATTTCTGATATTACCTGCGATATTGAAGGCTCAATTCCCTCCACAAAAAAGGCGGCAACCATTAACGAACCGTTTTATGATTATAATCCAGAAACGGGAGAATTGGAAGAGCCCTTTAATTCTGCAAAAAATGTAACGGTGCAGGCAGTAGATAATTTGCCCTGCGAACTTCCCAAAGATGCCTCGCTCGACTTTGGCAGAAATCTAATTGATAAAGTATTTCCAAGTCTTTTCAATGAAGATGCTGATAAAATTATTGAACGCGCCTCCATAACGAAAGACGGAAAATTAACCGAGCGTTTTGCTTATTTGCAGGACTTTGCCAAGGGCAAATAA
- a CDS encoding DoxX family protein — translation MNDIIGKDKMNSRNIFRIVLGLLLAFSGTGHLTWSRVEFLAQVPPWVPLNPDLTVVLSGVAEITLGLALIFLWKWKTLVGWATAIFFILIFPGNISQYVNGVDGFGLDTDKARLIRLFFQPLLVLWSLWATGAWKAWKNRNK, via the coding sequence GTGAACGATATAATCGGAAAAGATAAAATGAATTCAAGAAATATTTTCAGAATCGTATTAGGTTTATTATTAGCCTTTTCAGGAACAGGACATTTAACATGGTCGAGGGTGGAATTTTTGGCACAAGTTCCGCCGTGGGTTCCTTTAAATCCTGATTTAACTGTTGTTCTTTCAGGAGTTGCAGAAATCACGCTTGGATTGGCGCTCATTTTTCTTTGGAAATGGAAAACCCTGGTTGGATGGGCAACCGCGATATTTTTCATTTTAATATTTCCTGGAAATATTTCGCAATATGTTAACGGAGTTGATGGTTTCGGGCTCGACACCGACAAAGCCCGCCTAATCAGATTGTTTTTTCAGCCATTGCTGGTTCTGTGGTCATTATGGGCAACCGGCGCCTGGAAAGCATGGAAAAACAGAAACAAATAG
- a CDS encoding glutathione peroxidase, translating into METNFYQFSAKSLQGNEINMEDYKGKTVLVVNTASKCGLTPQYEGLEKLYEKYKDKGLVILGFPCNQFANQEPGDEKSISEGCLINYGVTFPMFSKVDVNGETAHPIFKYLKSELTGTLGSKIKWNFTKFLVDKDGKPVKRFAPTTKPEKIDTYLESFLN; encoded by the coding sequence ATGGAAACAAATTTTTATCAATTCTCAGCAAAAAGTCTCCAGGGAAACGAAATAAACATGGAAGACTACAAAGGAAAAACAGTTTTAGTAGTGAATACAGCAAGTAAATGCGGGCTGACTCCGCAATACGAAGGATTGGAAAAACTGTACGAAAAATACAAAGACAAAGGACTGGTGATTCTTGGGTTTCCTTGCAACCAGTTTGCCAATCAGGAACCCGGCGACGAAAAATCAATTTCGGAAGGATGCCTTATCAATTACGGAGTAACTTTCCCGATGTTTTCGAAAGTGGATGTGAATGGCGAAACTGCGCATCCTATTTTTAAATATTTGAAAAGCGAATTGACCGGAACTTTGGGAAGCAAAATCAAATGGAACTTTACCAAGTTTCTTGTTGACAAAGACGGGAAACCGGTAAAACGTTTTGCACCAACTACAAAGCCCGAAAAAATAGACACCTATCTGGAAAGTTTTTTGAATTAA